The following are from one region of the Endozoicomonas sp. 4G genome:
- a CDS encoding type II toxin-antitoxin system VapB family antitoxin, giving the protein MSGTSIRTNIVIDQELMEEAIALTGHKTRKEVVNFALQELVRRARQKELLSLKGKIDWEGNLDGMRETR; this is encoded by the coding sequence ATGTCTGGCACTAGCATAAGAACCAACATCGTTATTGATCAAGAGCTCATGGAAGAAGCTATAGCTCTGACTGGCCATAAAACCCGCAAAGAAGTGGTTAACTTTGCATTACAGGAGCTAGTTCGCAGAGCGCGGCAAAAAGAGCTGCTCTCCCTAAAAGGCAAAATTGACTGGGAGGGCAACCTCGATGGCATGAGGGAAACGCGCTGA
- a CDS encoding HigA family addiction module antitoxin, with protein MMTEQTYMSDLAIPPGEYLQEVLEEMDITQAELARRMGRPPQAINEILRGDKAITPETALQLEQVVGVPAYFWSNLESEYRLVMAKEAER; from the coding sequence ATGATGACTGAACAGACTTACATGTCCGATTTAGCCATTCCCCCAGGCGAGTATTTGCAGGAAGTGCTTGAAGAGATGGATATTACCCAGGCAGAGTTAGCTCGTAGAATGGGTCGACCTCCTCAAGCCATCAATGAGATTCTCAGAGGGGATAAGGCTATCACACCAGAAACGGCTCTTCAGCTTGAGCAAGTTGTCGGTGTGCCTGCGTATTTCTGGAGCAATCTTGAATCCGAATATCGCTTGGTAATGGCAAAGGAAGCTGAGAGGTAG
- a CDS encoding type II toxin-antitoxin system antitoxin SocA domain-containing protein, which yields MDKITATNVADFFLNKVHTHGDVITNKKIQKMVYYAQAWYLALYDEPLIEEDCEAWVHGSVYTKQYHRFKSYTWNPISFDPGKPELPVKVEQHLNEIYDTFASFTSYQLEMMTHQEHPWQEARKGLAPDDFSTATISKESMKYFYRKMAEDNGEEAQNTTH from the coding sequence TTGGACAAGATTACCGCTACAAACGTTGCTGATTTCTTCCTGAACAAGGTCCATACCCATGGCGACGTGATCACCAATAAAAAAATCCAGAAAATGGTTTACTATGCTCAGGCTTGGTATCTGGCTCTCTATGATGAACCTCTCATCGAAGAAGACTGCGAAGCCTGGGTACATGGTTCCGTATACACAAAGCAGTACCATCGTTTCAAGTCTTATACCTGGAATCCAATTTCTTTCGATCCGGGCAAGCCTGAACTTCCGGTAAAAGTCGAACAACATCTCAACGAAATCTACGACACTTTTGCCAGTTTCACCAGCTATCAGTTGGAAATGATGACTCACCAGGAGCACCCCTGGCAAGAGGCTCGCAAAGGGTTGGCACCTGATGATTTCTCAACAGCCACTATTAGCAAAGAGTCCATGAAGTACTTCTATCGGAAGATGGCAGAAGATAATGGCGAAGAAGCGCAAAATACAACCCACTAA
- a CDS encoding type II toxin-antitoxin system RelE/ParE family toxin, whose amino-acid sequence MTKVILTQDARQDILDIITYTRDHFGNPRAVKLRQTFNTALQSLREQPYKGAIVPELTRFGNTEYRQLVRKPFRIIYLVTEDATENNQDINVAILLCADGRRNFSTLLQKRLFRS is encoded by the coding sequence ATGACAAAAGTTATTCTCACTCAGGATGCCCGACAGGACATACTGGATATTATCACCTACACCAGAGACCACTTTGGCAACCCCCGGGCAGTGAAATTAAGGCAGACTTTTAATACCGCCTTGCAAAGCCTCAGGGAGCAGCCCTATAAAGGTGCCATAGTTCCGGAACTGACCCGGTTCGGGAATACTGAATATCGGCAATTGGTAAGGAAGCCTTTTCGTATTATTTATCTGGTCACTGAGGACGCAACAGAAAATAACCAGGACATTAACGTTGCCATATTGCTTTGTGCCGATGGGCGGAGAAATTTCAGCACGTTATTGCAAAAGCGGTTGTTCAGGAGTTGA
- a CDS encoding type II toxin-antitoxin system Phd/YefM family antitoxin, translating to MKLSQQVKPISYLKANAAEVLNQLQESREPLVITQNGEAKAVIQDIYSYEALQEDIALLKLLALGKRQLADHHTVTADSVMADIDQLLVDDAPDNNRDHNNDEESQNSTRE from the coding sequence ATGAAACTCTCACAACAAGTCAAGCCCATCAGCTACCTGAAAGCCAACGCAGCCGAGGTACTGAACCAGCTGCAAGAAAGCCGGGAGCCGCTGGTGATCACCCAGAACGGTGAAGCTAAAGCCGTTATTCAGGATATCTACAGTTATGAAGCATTGCAGGAAGATATCGCCCTGTTAAAACTGCTGGCCCTGGGAAAACGGCAGCTGGCCGACCATCACACCGTTACGGCAGACAGTGTAATGGCTGATATCGATCAACTCCTGGTGGATGATGCTCCTGATAATAACCGGGACCACAACAACGATGAAGAATCACAAAACAGTACAAGGGAATAA
- a CDS encoding type II toxin-antitoxin system VapB family antitoxin, whose amino-acid sequence MSGTSIRTNIVIDQELMEEAIALTGHKIRKEVVNFALQELVRRARQKELLSLKGKIDWEGNLDGMRETR is encoded by the coding sequence ATGTCTGGCACTAGCATAAGAACCAACATCGTTATTGATCAAGAGCTCATGGAAGAAGCTATAGCCCTGACTGGCCATAAAATCCGCAAAGAAGTGGTTAACTTTGCATTACAGGAGCTAGTTCGCAGAGCGCGGCAAAAAGAACTGCTCTCCCTAAAAGGCAAAATTGACTGGGAGGGCAACCTCGATGGCATGAGGGAAACTCGCTGA
- a CDS encoding PIN domain-containing protein codes for MDTMIDTSVWIDFFNGANNAHVLSLEHLLQTGNACICPVVLMEVLQGIRTDKQYRQTERLMSSLTCFTIPEAYYKDSAKLYRDLRKQGVTIRKSIDCLIAVTAINNGLPILHRDRDFSAIEKHSGLVCTVVKEH; via the coding sequence ATGGACACCATGATAGATACCAGTGTATGGATTGATTTCTTCAATGGGGCAAACAACGCTCATGTGTTGTCACTTGAACATCTGTTACAAACGGGTAATGCCTGTATATGTCCGGTCGTACTAATGGAAGTGCTGCAAGGCATAAGAACCGATAAACAATACCGTCAAACTGAGCGGTTAATGTCAAGCCTGACCTGCTTCACTATTCCGGAAGCATATTATAAAGATTCGGCAAAGCTATATCGTGATTTGCGGAAACAGGGTGTCACCATTCGAAAAAGTATTGATTGCCTTATTGCCGTAACAGCCATAAACAATGGTTTGCCCATTCTGCACAGGGATCGTGACTTCAGTGCAATTGAAAAGCATTCCGGTCTGGTTTGTACGGTTGTTAAAGAGCATTAA
- a CDS encoding transposase — MISESLKEALTHQTEVYDTLQERQAKQKRRGKKNTSDTRISPTEPEAARHKMKRGRGYAQAYLPSVLANEERVVLAAAVDPTNEAAVIPQMMDQAERIIGKTPEELLVDGGYFTDSVINDSLARDVSLLCPESGNPGKPKKNQKFHKGSFRYESEEDAYICPAGQKLTLIYRPRNPSHSKAQWTYGGAACSDCPLRKQCTTSKAGRKIRRFAMDSVKDELRRVMEHPAAKKAYKKRQGMVEPVFSYLRTVQGLNRFRRRGLDSVKLEFNLHLLAYNLSRAVAFALQRLFTVIWEILAIIRTQWLIIARTQNLKLSHGGGKFFRVACAHETV; from the coding sequence TTGATATCTGAGTCCTTGAAAGAAGCACTGACCCATCAAACAGAAGTGTACGACACATTACAGGAGCGTCAGGCAAAGCAAAAACGCAGGGGCAAAAAAAACACATCGGACACAAGGATAAGTCCAACAGAGCCAGAAGCCGCCCGCCACAAAATGAAACGGGGCAGAGGGTATGCACAGGCTTATCTTCCCTCTGTGCTAGCTAATGAAGAACGAGTGGTTCTGGCTGCTGCTGTTGATCCAACCAATGAAGCCGCAGTGATCCCTCAGATGATGGATCAGGCAGAACGCATAATAGGCAAAACACCGGAAGAGCTGCTGGTCGACGGTGGTTACTTTACAGACAGCGTGATTAATGACTCGCTGGCAAGAGATGTCAGCCTACTGTGTCCAGAAAGTGGTAATCCGGGCAAGCCTAAAAAGAATCAGAAATTCCATAAAGGCAGCTTCCGATATGAATCGGAAGAGGATGCGTACATATGCCCGGCAGGTCAGAAACTAACGCTCATCTATCGCCCGAGAAATCCGAGCCACTCGAAGGCGCAATGGACTTATGGCGGTGCAGCCTGCAGTGATTGCCCGTTGAGAAAGCAATGCACCACTAGCAAGGCTGGGCGAAAAATCAGGCGCTTTGCTATGGATAGCGTTAAAGATGAGCTGCGCCGGGTTATGGAGCATCCAGCGGCAAAGAAGGCTTATAAGAAACGTCAAGGGATGGTTGAGCCAGTGTTCAGTTATTTACGAACTGTTCAGGGGCTAAACCGCTTCCGCCGTCGGGGATTAGACTCAGTGAAGCTGGAGTTTAACCTTCACCTTCTGGCTTATAACCTGAGCAGGGCAGTAGCCTTTGCTTTGCAGCGTTTATTTACAGTGATTTGGGAAATATTAGCGATCATCCGCACTCAATGGCTAATAATCGCTAGAACCCAAAATTTAAAATTGTCGCATGGGGGTGGCAAGTTTTTTAGAGTTGCCTGCGCTCATGAAACTGTTTAA
- a CDS encoding DUF5615 family PIN-like protein: protein MLLLDENLSPKLVARINDAYPGSLHVLHSRLDNSPDIEVWRYAKKQKLTIVTKDKDFLHYAIQHGYPPKLVYLTTGNAKLSVIESVLLEKEVIIKSFIKLDKESVLKIG, encoded by the coding sequence ATGCTATTACTGGACGAAAATCTTTCACCAAAACTTGTTGCGAGAATCAATGATGCATATCCCGGAAGTCTTCATGTTTTGCATTCAAGGCTCGATAACTCACCAGATATCGAAGTCTGGCGTTATGCGAAAAAACAAAAGTTAACCATTGTCACCAAAGATAAAGATTTTCTACACTATGCAATTCAGCATGGCTATCCACCAAAACTGGTGTATCTTACAACAGGTAATGCGAAACTTTCTGTCATAGAATCCGTTCTTTTAGAGAAAGAAGTGATTATCAAATCATTTATCAAATTAGATAAAGAAAGTGTCCTGAAAATTGGCTGA
- a CDS encoding DUF433 domain-containing protein, translating to MSKDDYLEYIEIDQAKRFGKPTIKGTRITVTDILEMLASGMTQAEVLDEHPNLLAEQVKAALLYAANQLSGAA from the coding sequence ATGAGTAAGGACGATTATTTAGAGTATATTGAAATTGATCAGGCAAAACGTTTTGGAAAACCTACCATTAAGGGAACCAGAATAACGGTCACTGACATACTTGAAATGCTGGCCAGTGGTATGACGCAAGCAGAAGTATTGGATGAACATCCTAACCTTCTGGCAGAACAGGTAAAGGCTGCGTTGCTTTACGCAGCCAATCAGTTATCTGGTGCTGCCTGA
- a CDS encoding DUF433 domain-containing protein, with protein MIDSNVWIVCNPEIMTGKPCVKGTRITVESILEMLSSGMSFAEIVLDFPSLNETKIRAALAYAAQNLTKGDAA; from the coding sequence GTGATTGATAGTAATGTCTGGATTGTATGCAACCCTGAAATCATGACGGGCAAGCCCTGCGTAAAAGGCACCCGGATCACTGTAGAAAGCATTCTTGAAATGCTGAGTTCCGGCATGTCTTTCGCCGAAATCGTATTGGACTTTCCCAGCCTGAATGAAACCAAGATACGAGCGGCCTTGGCTTATGCAGCCCAAAATCTGACCAAAGGGGATGCTGCATAG
- a CDS encoding type II toxin-antitoxin system VapC family toxin, with product MYLIDTNVISELRKKKRASPGIIDFFQKTEQQMQPIYLSVITLGELRRGVEKIRYRGDQSQAQQLESWLNNLVKDFTHRILEFGDTEAQLWGRLRVPHHENAIDKQIAATALAYDLILVTRNTNDFSGTGVKLLNPFLE from the coding sequence ATGTATTTAATTGATACCAATGTCATCAGTGAACTGCGTAAGAAAAAAAGAGCCAGTCCGGGTATTATCGATTTTTTTCAAAAAACTGAACAGCAGATGCAACCGATTTACCTTAGCGTTATCACATTGGGTGAGCTGCGGCGCGGCGTTGAAAAAATACGCTACAGGGGTGATCAGTCACAAGCTCAGCAACTGGAGAGCTGGCTTAACAATCTTGTTAAAGACTTCACTCATCGTATTCTGGAGTTTGGTGACACCGAAGCACAACTATGGGGCAGGTTAAGAGTTCCACACCATGAAAATGCAATTGATAAACAAATTGCAGCGACTGCGCTGGCTTACGATTTGATCCTTGTAACCAGAAATACGAATGACTTTTCAGGAACAGGTGTTAAATTGCTGAATCCATTTTTAGAGTAG
- a CDS encoding DNA-binding protein has protein sequence MANLIVRNIDDRIVDALKARAGQHGRSAEAEHRRILETALLRPRKKTLAEALKSIPNVGKDTDFERINDKEDRDVFN, from the coding sequence ATGGCAAATCTGATTGTACGAAATATTGACGATCGAATAGTCGATGCACTGAAAGCCAGGGCTGGTCAGCATGGACGCAGTGCTGAAGCAGAGCACCGTCGTATACTCGAAACAGCTCTATTAAGGCCCCGGAAAAAAACACTGGCCGAGGCACTAAAAAGCATACCCAATGTTGGCAAAGATACAGACTTCGAGCGTATCAATGATAAAGAAGACCGTGATGTATTTAATTGA
- the ltrA gene encoding group II intron reverse transcriptase/maturase: MSLQGEWRPAPVRRVLIPKPDGGERQLGIPIALDRMVQQAIQQVLQAEWELRFSSFSYGFRPNRSAHQAINQAQSYIREGYNWVVDIDLSKFFDRVNHDRLMAKLAVHTDDKDVLRLIRRFLQSGVMENGLVKPQTEGVPQGGPLSPVLSNIVLDELDKELEKRDLRFVRYADDCRVFVRSKKAGERVMASLTRYIESKLKLKVNVAKSAVDKAWRRAFLGYSFTRDGRKKLADKTCKRFRDKVKQLTRKGGRSLEQRLESLNRYLRGWKNYFREVETRSEFENFDCWIRRRLRSLLWYQWKKSPKRYAELRRRGVSEELTRQTVGSSKGYWRISRSPALHLALPNSWFDELGLIRLLAA; encoded by the coding sequence ATGTCTTTGCAGGGAGAATGGCGTCCTGCTCCCGTAAGGCGAGTACTGATTCCCAAACCGGACGGAGGAGAAAGGCAGTTGGGTATACCAATCGCCTTAGACCGAATGGTGCAGCAAGCGATACAGCAAGTATTGCAGGCCGAGTGGGAACTAAGGTTCTCATCTTTCAGTTACGGGTTCAGGCCGAACCGGTCAGCTCATCAGGCGATTAATCAGGCTCAGTCGTATATCCGAGAAGGATATAACTGGGTTGTGGACATTGACCTGTCGAAATTCTTCGATCGGGTTAACCATGATCGACTGATGGCAAAACTGGCAGTTCACACAGATGACAAGGATGTATTACGTTTAATTCGACGATTCCTACAGTCCGGAGTGATGGAGAACGGGCTGGTAAAACCGCAGACGGAAGGAGTGCCTCAGGGAGGGCCGCTCTCACCTGTGTTGTCTAACATCGTACTGGATGAACTCGATAAAGAGTTAGAAAAGCGTGATTTACGATTTGTACGTTACGCTGATGACTGTCGGGTGTTTGTGCGAAGCAAGAAAGCAGGCGAGAGAGTGATGGCAAGTTTGACTCGTTACATCGAAAGTAAGCTGAAGCTGAAAGTCAACGTTGCGAAAAGTGCAGTTGACAAGGCATGGAGGCGGGCGTTCCTGGGATACAGCTTTACCAGAGATGGCAGGAAGAAGCTGGCAGATAAAACCTGCAAGCGGTTCAGGGACAAGGTCAAACAACTAACCCGCAAAGGCGGGCGGTCACTGGAGCAGAGATTGGAGTCTCTGAATCGCTATTTACGGGGCTGGAAGAACTACTTTCGAGAAGTTGAAACCCGTTCGGAGTTTGAAAACTTTGACTGCTGGATCAGGCGACGATTGAGAAGTTTGCTCTGGTATCAATGGAAGAAAAGTCCGAAGCGATATGCGGAGCTAAGAAGGCGAGGAGTCAGTGAAGAGCTGACGAGGCAGACAGTAGGATCGAGCAAAGGGTACTGGCGGATAAGCCGGAGTCCTGCGCTGCACTTAGCATTGCCGAATAGTTGGTTCGATGAATTAGGTTTGATTAGATTATTGGCTGCTTAA
- a CDS encoding F-box protein, which produces MDSPIDGTINAPFSYSGAPAGGSEQEASSRIVEIPDVTSKLRPSPTAITMPDKTRTVSTTDSATAITCYNRLVPLPPEVFKIIASYLSIEEINKFGQTSKTMRERLKSCSLEEVRYFLSQTRQRQASCRAIIQSSHLLLEYLRTLPLFIDRHFPAQLGPAIYSYYADHVRQQVIDGVALILKPIGSINVRRFDHHLRGHIPIIIERQMGNYSNILTPDHHGQWTREAVIEHGESVSYHHQYADHILFVPQPVPLGLGLSGPFSYQHTGKEHLLSIYERKKNGWVEQQLTTGDVFPEARKKFMHEMRLSPDAKSLVCINRGYVGAILGPNTGGQWVNKGKINSGCNHTQLFTADSKHLLVYDASYITVMSQADNGSWSETGDINVKELVDEHKLKPSSEEVSDSDSEEVSDSDSEKEGNSEFDLKVKFSPDNRHFAIWFEDAGENDANVAIQRNYFFVVIYAYDPKGQWYEQKRILEFCDQPTRYFDLKPRFSPDGRLLTISTEKSFSIWELNTNDEWQLSDRQESYGTGSIYFSVDPCEFIRRSGSSLTIWRKATSGTSGTSGMWGQTQTFPAESLVKVSPSGETIVCDDPAGHTDIYQRKPFAESVGKPFTEPDVQWLHQRLEFSIKTAQFNKEGCLLAVIPESSHNSLILLGLTADGSWQERARLQTEGSIESYCFSPCSRTLQVTSLRTDSNDIDLREVFSLWQIVPSTLTRLPQGRMT; this is translated from the coding sequence ATGGACAGTCCGATCGATGGAACAATAAACGCCCCCTTTTCCTACAGTGGCGCACCAGCCGGGGGATCAGAGCAAGAAGCATCGTCAAGGATTGTAGAGATTCCTGATGTAACGTCCAAACTCAGACCATCCCCAACTGCGATTACCATGCCCGACAAGACGAGAACCGTATCCACAACGGACTCAGCAACGGCTATCACTTGCTACAACCGGTTGGTTCCCCTACCCCCAGAAGTATTCAAGATAATTGCCAGCTACCTATCAATCGAAGAAATCAATAAATTTGGGCAAACCTCAAAGACAATGCGCGAACGCCTGAAGTCATGCAGCCTGGAAGAGGTCCGTTATTTCCTCTCCCAGACCAGGCAAAGGCAGGCTTCGTGCCGGGCAATCATTCAGTCCAGTCATTTACTCCTTGAGTACCTCAGGACCTTGCCCCTGTTTATTGATCGCCACTTCCCGGCGCAACTGGGTCCGGCTATTTACTCTTATTATGCTGACCATGTGCGCCAGCAGGTTATTGACGGGGTCGCGCTGATCCTGAAACCCATAGGCAGCATCAATGTTCGTCGCTTTGACCATCATCTGCGTGGTCATATTCCCATTATCATTGAGAGGCAGATGGGTAACTACAGTAATATTCTGACTCCGGATCATCATGGTCAGTGGACCAGAGAAGCGGTGATCGAACACGGCGAATCTGTCAGTTATCATCATCAGTACGCCGACCATATTTTATTTGTCCCGCAACCTGTTCCGTTAGGTCTTGGGCTATCGGGACCTTTTTCCTACCAACACACTGGCAAAGAGCATTTACTGTCTATTTATGAACGCAAGAAAAATGGGTGGGTTGAGCAACAACTGACAACGGGTGATGTTTTTCCCGAAGCTAGAAAGAAGTTTATGCATGAAATGCGCCTGTCACCTGATGCCAAATCACTGGTCTGTATTAACAGGGGGTATGTGGGCGCCATTCTCGGTCCGAATACTGGTGGACAGTGGGTCAATAAAGGCAAGATTAATTCAGGCTGTAATCATACACAGCTGTTCACTGCCGACAGCAAACATCTTCTGGTTTATGACGCATCGTACATTACGGTGATGAGTCAGGCAGACAATGGATCCTGGTCAGAAACGGGTGACATTAATGTCAAAGAACTTGTTGATGAACATAAACTCAAACCCAGTAGCGAGGAAGTGAGCGACTCTGATAGCGAGGAAGTAAGCGATTCTGATAGCGAGAAAGAGGGCAATTCTGAATTTGATCTTAAAGTAAAATTCAGCCCGGATAATCGTCATTTTGCCATATGGTTTGAGGATGCTGGCGAAAATGATGCTAACGTTGCTATTCAACGGAATTATTTCTTTGTTGTGATTTATGCCTACGACCCGAAAGGGCAATGGTATGAACAAAAGAGAATCCTTGAATTCTGTGACCAGCCAACTCGGTATTTTGATCTTAAACCCAGATTCAGTCCTGATGGTCGGCTTCTGACGATCAGCACCGAAAAAAGCTTTTCTATCTGGGAATTAAATACTAACGACGAATGGCAACTCTCTGATCGGCAGGAGTCCTACGGCACTGGTAGTATTTATTTTTCTGTGGACCCTTGTGAATTCATCAGGAGGAGTGGCAGCAGCCTGACAATCTGGCGTAAGGCAACGTCTGGAACGTCTGGAACGTCTGGAATGTGGGGCCAGACCCAGACCTTTCCGGCTGAGTCCCTGGTAAAAGTCAGTCCCAGCGGTGAAACCATTGTTTGTGACGATCCTGCGGGACACACCGACATCTATCAACGCAAGCCTTTTGCTGAATCGGTCGGTAAGCCATTCACGGAACCTGACGTTCAGTGGCTCCATCAACGTCTCGAATTTTCCATCAAAACAGCACAATTTAATAAAGAAGGTTGCCTTCTGGCTGTGATTCCTGAAAGCAGTCACAACAGCCTGATTCTGTTAGGTTTGACGGCAGACGGAAGCTGGCAGGAAAGAGCCCGTTTGCAAACAGAAGGCAGTATTGAAAGTTACTGCTTCAGCCCGTGCAGCCGCACCCTTCAGGTGACCAGTTTGCGGACTGACAGTAACGACATTGATTTGAGAGAGGTTTTTTCACTCTGGCAGATCGTGCCCAGTACACTGACGAGGCTTCCACAGGGCAGGATGACCTGA
- a CDS encoding DUF29 domain-containing protein: MKSLYETDHHKWLSEQVGLLANKQFDQLDLYNLLEELELGIEAKVDNLENYLTNLILHLLKCDYQTSVLRDSIATERVINGWLNSIDNARDGINKLLRKNHSLKQRVEDVLVEVYPDGKKGAIREMNRHIPPKCPKLDNSSFPETCPWSYDQLMTEDWYPLNGLPES; this comes from the coding sequence ATGAAGAGCTTATACGAAACTGACCATCATAAATGGTTGTCTGAGCAAGTGGGTTTACTGGCTAATAAACAGTTTGACCAGCTAGACCTTTATAATTTGTTGGAGGAGTTGGAGTTGGGGATAGAGGCTAAAGTCGATAATCTTGAGAATTATCTAACAAATCTCATACTCCACCTGCTTAAATGTGACTATCAAACATCCGTGCTAAGGGATTCAATAGCAACGGAAAGGGTCATCAACGGATGGTTAAACTCTATTGATAACGCAAGGGACGGGATTAATAAATTATTAAGAAAAAATCACAGTCTAAAACAACGGGTGGAAGATGTTTTAGTGGAGGTTTATCCCGATGGAAAAAAAGGAGCCATTCGGGAAATGAATCGTCACATACCGCCTAAATGTCCAAAACTGGACAACAGCAGTTTTCCAGAAACGTGTCCCTGGTCTTATGATCAATTAATGACTGAAGACTGGT